DNA from Candidatus Methylomirabilota bacterium:
TCCGTGGCGGCCCCCGACTCGCAGAAGATCCTCGACCAGCGGATGGCGGCCCTCACCGAGACCATGGCCAAGGGGGGAGGGGAGCGGCCGAAGATCGCCGCGGGGGCCTCCGAGATCGCGAAGGCGATGGACCAGGTCGCCCCGGTCGTGGCGAAGAAGGAGTTCGGAAAAGCCGGGGCTCTAGCGATCATGCAGAGTATCGCGGCCGACGCCGACGCAATCGCCGCCACGGGCGTCCGTGGAGCACAGCAGGCTGCCATGGCGCTTGATCGACTGTACAACGCCTACGCGAAGGAGTCGGGCCAGAAACCAGACAAAGCGCTGAGCGCGATCCTCGACAAGATGTTCGTCCAGATCGAGGATGCGGCGAAGTACGACGCCGGCCGCTTCGCGGCCGACCTGAAGGAGTTCCAGAAGGGGATCAAGTAGCGCCCGGCCGGGCCTTGGAGCGACTATGAATCGATATGATGCTATGAAGAAGTTTCTCTTGATGTGGACTGTGGTTGCGTGCGTGATGCCGGTCCAGGGCTGGGCCACATCCGGGGCGCACTACCTGCCACCCGACACAGATGACCTTCGCGCGATCGTCGGTGATCCGCCGGCGAAGAACTCTGAAGAGACCAGGCGCGAGATCGACATCGTGCTTCGCGAGCAAAGCCGTCGCACGCCTGCGGATGTTGAACGAATTCAGGCCGAGGCGAAGCGCATGGTTGTCGCTTTTGCCGAGGTTCTGGGGCCAAAACTGACGGCAAGAGACCTGCCTTTGACGTTCGCCCTGATTAAGAACGTCGGGAGCGACACCGGTGAACGCATTGAGGAGTCCAAGCGCCTTTGGAATCGCTCGCGACCGTACGAGGACGATGCCCGGGTCAAGCCTTCGATTCCTCTGCCGACCGGATCCTCCTATCCCGCGGCTATCGCCGTCAGCGCACGGATCTATGCGGTCGTGTTGGGGGAGCTGTTTCCGGAAAAGCGCTCGGCATTGCTTGCCAGGGGCTGGCTGATAGGCTGGGGCCGCGTGATGGCGAGTGTCCATTATCCGAGTGATGTCTCGGCCGCTTTCAAGCTCGGAGACTACTATGCCCAGCGCCTACTGTCGTCACCCGCCTTTCGCGCCGACCTCGCGAAGGCCAGAGAGGAATGCCAGCGGGTCTTCGCTCAGCCTTGACAGGTGTTTTCTACAGCGCGCTGCTGGGCTCATCCGCCCGTCCCACCGCCACGCCGGGCGAGGCGTTTCGCGCGGCCCGCCAGCCGGCGCCAGTAGCCGAGCAGCGCGACGGCCGCCAATCCGTAGGCGGAGAAGACGTACCCCCAGTTATCCGGCATCCGGGTCCTCGAGCCTCGCGATCTCCAGCCGCTCGGCCAGGAGATAGGCGAAGAGCAGCGTGAAGGCGATCCAGTTGACGAGGAGCGTCGCCGCGATGGGCGCGGCGATCGGCGAGGGCTCGGGGCCGAGGATGGTGGAGGGCTGGTGGAGCGCGCGCCACCACTTGACCGAGAAGTGGACGATCGGCATGTTCGCGGCGCCCAGTATGCCCACGACGGCGGCGGCGCGCGCCCGGCGGTCGGGCTCGTCCACCATGCCGCGGAGCAGAAGGTAGCCGACGTACACCAGGAAGAGCACGGCCGTCGAGGTGAGACGCGCGTCCCAGGTCCACCACGTGCCCCAGGTCGGCTTGCCCCAGATGGAGCCCGAGGCGATGGTGATGCCGGTGAAGAGCACGCCGGGCTCGGCCGCCGCCAGCGCCAGCCTGTCCCAGCCCGCGCGGCGGGTGAGGAGATAGCCCACGCTGCCCACGAAGACGAGCGCGAAGGCGAGGTAGGCGGTCAGCACGGCCGGGACGTGCAGGTACATGATGCGCTGGACATTGCCCTGCACGGCCTCGCGTGGAGCGTAGCCGAAGGCCGCGCCGAGACCGGCGACGAGGGCCAGCACCGCGAGCCATCCGAGCGCGCGGGCGGCCATCAGCCCTCCAGCACGAATTCGAACGTGAGCACGCCCACCACGAGGTACACGAGGTCCGCCGCGGCCAGCAGCTTGAGCCATGCCGCCGCGTCGGCCAGGGGCTCGCCCGCGAGCACGGTCTGCGTCGCGCTCACGGAAGCCAGGAGCACCGGCACCACGGCGGGCAGCAGCAGGACCGGGAAGAGCAGCTCCCGGGCGCGCATCTGCGCCGTGACGGCACCGAAGAGCGTGCCGACGGACGCGAGCCCGAGCGTGCCGAGCGCCAGCACCGCCGCGAGGCCGGGGAGAAACGGCGTGAAGTCGATCGCGAAGAAGACGGCGAAGAGCGCGACGAGCACGACTTCCACCACGATCATCACCAGCACGTTGCCCGCGAGCTTGCCCAGGTAGATGGCCGACTTGTCGCCGGGTGTGAGGACGAGCCCCTCCCAGCAGTCGTTCTCGCGCTCGATGAGAAAGGTCCGCCCGAAGGCCAGGAGCCCCGACAGGATGAAGCCGAGCCAGAGGAGCCCCGGCAGCGCCGCCTCGACGCGCGCGCGCTCGGGCCCGAGCGCGAACTGGAACACGAAGAGCAGAAGGAGAGAAAAAAAGAGGAGGGCGTTGAGACTCTCCTTGCTCCGGCGTTCCGCCAGTATGTCCTTCCAGACCACCATCCAGGCCCGCCGGACGTAGGCGCTCACGACGTCGTCCCCGGGCCCATGGCCAGCTCGTCGTAGAGGCGGCGGAGGTCTTCGAGGCCGAGCGCGGCCGCCGGGCGGTCGAGAACGATCCTGCCGCCGGCCAGAATCGCGACACGGTCGGCCACTCCCACGCCCGCGTCGAAGCTGTGCGTCGCGACGACGAGCGTCCCGCCGCGCGCCTTGAAGGACAGGAGGAATTCGCCCAGCCACTTCCTGCCGGCGCGATCGAGGCCGGTGAAGGGCTCGTCAAGCAGGAGGAGGCGCGCCCGGCCCAGCAGCACGCGCGCGAGCGCCAGGCGCCGCTTCATGCCCGCCGACAAGGTGCGCACCCGCTGATCGGCCGACGCATCGAGCTCGACCTCCTCGAGCGCCGCGCGGAGCCGCGCGTGTCCCGCGTCGTGGCCGCCCATGACCGCCCAGAAGCGCAGGTTCTCGAGCGCGCTCAGGTCCTCGTACACCCAGCTGCCATGCCCGACCATGTCGATGGCGCCCCTGACCGCTTCGGGCTCCTTCAGGGCGTCAGCCCCGGCGACGCGCAGCGAGCCCGAGGTGGGCCGCAGAAGCGTGGCGACTATTCGGAGAAGCGTAGTTTTTCCCGTGCCGTTCGGCCCCAGAAGGGTCAAGCCCTCGCCCGCGCCGAGCTCGAGCGAGACGTCGTCGAGGACGGCGGTCCGGCCATAGGTCTTGCGGAGGTGCTCGGCCTCGATCATGAGGCCGAAGGCGGGGTGAGGCGCCGTCCGTCCGCGCCCCGCGCCCGGTCCCGTCGCGGTCAAAGCTTCATCGCCCTCAGACGCGCGATGCGTTCCTCGATCGGAGGATGGGTCGAGAAGAGCGTGGCGAAGCCTCCGCCCGTGAGCGGGTTGACGATGAAGAGATGGGCCGTGGCCGGCGTGGCGGCCATGGGCTCCTGCCGCGAGGCAACGTCGAGCTTCTCGAGCGCGTGCTCGAGCCCGGAGGCGCGGTGGCAGAGGCGTGCGCCGGAAGCGTCGGCTTCGTATTCGCGCGAGCGCGAGATGGCCATCTGGACGAGCATGGCGGCAAAGGGCGCCAGGATCGCCATCAGGAGCGTGCCGATGAGGCCGCCCCCGCCGCCGCCCTCGTCGTCGCTGCGGCGTCCGCCACCGAAGATGGCCGCCCACTGCGCCATCTGCGCCAGATACGTGATGGCGCCGGCGAGCGTGGCCGCGATCGTCATAATGAGCGTGTCGCGGTTCTTGACGTGCGAGAGCTCGTGGGCGAGCACGCCCTTGAGCTCGTCCTCGCTCATGATGCGCAGGATGCCCTCCGTCACGGCGACGGCGGCGTGCTGCGGGTTCCGGCCCGTCGCGAACGCGTTGGGCGAGTCGTCGGGGATGAGGTAGATCGGCGGCACCGGGATCTTCGCCTCCGCCGCCAGCTCGCGGACGATGCGGTAGAGCCCGGGCGCCTGCGCCTCGTCGACGGGTTGCGCGCCGTACATCGACAGCACGATCTTGTCGGAGAACCAGTACGAGCCGACGTTCATCACGAAGGCCAGGATGAAGGCGATGGTCATGCCCTGCTGGCCGCCGATGGCCCCGCCGACCAGGACCAGCAGGCAGGTGAGAACGGCGAGAAGGAATCCGGTCTTGATCAGGTTGCCCATTGCGTGGAGCCTCCGGGGCGAATGCTAACAGTCAGTCCAAGGAGCGTCAAGCAACGGGCCAGGGAGCGTCAAGCAACGGGGTCGGCGGCGCCGCGCTGCGTCCTCCCGCTTACGCGCGGGTCGAAGCCTACCCAGCGGATGCCCCGTGCGCCCTCGAAGCGGCGGGCCATGACCTCGAGCGCCTCCGGGTTGTCGTCTACCAGGATGAAGCGGCGGTTGAGAGCGAGGCAGGCCTCGCCGGTGGTGCCGCTGCCGGCGAAGAAGTCGAGCACGAGATCGCCCGGACGGGAGGACGCCTGCACGATGCGGGTGAGGACGCCGAGCGGCTTCTGCGTCGGGTAGCCCGTCCGCTCGCGGCCGTTGGTCGGCACGATGGTGTGCCACCAGGTGTCGGTGGGGAGCTTGCCGCGCGCCGCCTTCTCGGGTCCGCAGAGCCCCGGCGCCATGTACGGGATCCGCTCGACGGCCTCCGTGTCGAAGACGTAGCGCGACGGGTCCTTGACGTAGACGAGGATGTTGTCGTGCTTGGGCGGCCACCGGCGCGTCGGGCGCGCGCCGTAATCGTACGCCCAGATGATCTCGTTGAGGAATGATCGCCGCCCGAAGATACCGTCCAGCAGCACCTTGCAGTAGTGCGCCTCGCGGTAGTCGATGTGGAAGTAGAGCGTGCCGTCCGGCGTCAGCGCCCGGTAGGCCTCGCGCAGACGCGGCTCGAGGAAGCCGAGGTAGTCGTCGAAGCGGTCGGGAAAGGCGCGCGAGCCCATCTTGACGGTCTCATAGCGCTGTCCCTGGAAGCCCACGCGGTCGCCGGAGGCGCTCCGCACGGTCTTGACGCGCGTATGCGACTGGGTTTTGCCGGTGTTGAACGGCGGATCGATGTAGATGAGGTTGACCGTGCCGTCCCGCGCGTGCCGGCGGAGGATGTCCAGGTTGTCGCCGAAGTAGATCGTGTGCACAGGATGGCTAGTATAGGGCGTGGCCGGGCTCGGGGCCGTATGCTGCCAAGCCGTATGCTCAAGGGGGGGTCTGGGGGCCTTTCAGGTTGACAAGCGGAGAGGGGGCCCGTACACTGACCCGGTTTTACGGATTTCTACAAATTCTGTCGAGGGTTAGCGAGAGTCGAGCCATGGTCATCAGGGTCTCCGAGATTCCCAAGGAGGGGCTCAAGTTCGAAGGTCCCGAGGCCTTTCCTGAGCCTTTCCAGGACCGCGCCTGGCGCCTCGAGGACGCCCAGCTCGCCGTGGACAAGGACGGCGACGTCGTGTTCGTCCACGGGCTGGTCCGGTCGCGCGTGCCCCAGGTCTGCTCGCGCTGCCTCGAGCCGTACGAGGCGACGGTGGAGGCGAACGTGGACACGCGCCTCGTGCCCAGCCCTGCGATGCGGGGTGAGGAGCGCGAGCTGGGCAGGGACGACCTCGAGACCGACGTCTACGCGCACAACCAGATCGATCTCAACGCCCTGCTCGAGACCGAGACCACGCTGGGGCTGTCGATGAAGCCGCTCTGCCGCGAGGGCTGCGGCGGTCTCTGCCCGACGTGTGGCGCGAACCGGAACGCGGTCCCGTGCGCCTGCCCGCCCGCCGCCGACCCGCGGTGGTCGCCGCTCAAGGGCCTGGCCGACCGGTTGTCCAAATAACCCGCTGGGCCGGGCCCGTGGGCCCGGCAGAGGAGCTACGAACACATGCCGTTGCCAAAGCGACGCCACTCGAAAACGCGCGGGCGCAAGCGCCGGACGCACTACAAGATGTCCGCGCCCACGCGCTCGGTCTGCCCGCAGTGCAGGGAAGTCAAGCTGCCGCACCAGATCTGCGCCAAATGCGGCTTCTACAAGGGGCGGGAAATCCTCTCGGTCGAGGGCGAGTAGCGCCCGGACGGGAGATCCGCGGCCGATGAAGATCGCGGTGGATGCCATGGGCGGGGACTTCGGTCCCGCCGTCGTCGTCGAGGGCGCCGTGACGGCGGCCCGGGAGTTCGGGCTCGCCTCGGTGCTGGTCGGCGACAGGGCCGCCGTCGAGCGTGAGATCGTCCGCCTCAAGGCGCAGGACCTGCCGATCACCGTGCGCCACGCCACACAGGTCGTGGGCATGGCCGAGCCGCCGTCGCACGCGCTCCGGCGCAAGCGTGATTCCTCCCTTCGCGTGGCGGCCGAGCTCTGCAAGGAGGGCGAGTGCCAGGCCCTCGTCTCGGCGGGCAACACCGGCGCCGCCATGGCCATCGGCATGCACGTGCTGGGTGTCCTGCCGGGCGTGGACCGGCCCGCCATCGCCGCCGCGCTGCCGAGCCTCTCCGGCTACACCATCCTGATCGACGCCGGCGCCAACGTGGACCCCAAGCCGCGGCACCTCTTCCAGTTCGCCGTCATGGGCCACGTCTACTCGCGCGACATCGTCGGCAAGGACAACCCGCGCGTCGGCCTGCTCTCGGTCGGCGTGGAGGAGGGGAAGGGGAGCGAGCTGACGAAGGAGGCCTTCGAGGAGCTCCGCCACTCGTCGATCAACTTCATCGGCAACATCGAGGGGCGCGATATCTACAACGGCCGCTGCGACGTGGTGGTGACGGACGGGTTCACGGGCAACGTCTGCCTCAAGGTCTCGGAGAGCCTGGCCGAGATGCTGACGGAAATGATCCGCCAGGAGGTCGGGCGCGACATCCTTTCGCTGGCGGGGGCGGTGCTCTCGAAGCGCGCCTTCGCACGGATGAAGCGGCGCGTGGATTACACCGAGATGGGCGGCGCGCCGCTCCTCGGCATCAACGGAGCCTCCATCATCTGCCACGGCGCTTCGCCGGTGAAGGCCATCAAGAACGCGGTCCGCGTGGCGGCCGAATGGGTCACGAACGACGTCAACGAGCACATCAAGACCGCCCTCGAAGCCGAGACCGAGCTGGCCGAGGGGCGCGAGGGAGGCCGCGAATGACCCGCGCCCGGATCATCGGCATCGGCGCGTATGCTCCGAAGCGTATCCTGACCAACGCGGAGCTCGGGCGGATGGTCGAGACCTCGGACGAGTGGATCGTCCAGCGCACCGGCATCCGCGAGCGGCACGTCGCCGACGAGAGCGAGGCGACCTCCGATCTGGCGCTCAAGGCGGCGCAGCAGGCCCTCGAGCGCGCCCAGGTCGAGCCCGGCGAGATCGATCTCATCGTCGTGGGCACGACCACGGGCGACATGGCCTTCCCGACCACGGCCAACATCGTCCAGCACCAGTTGGGCTGCAAGAACGCGGGCTCCATGGATGTCTACGCTGCCTGCTCCGGCTCCATCTACAGCCTCTCGATCGGCGCGCAGTACGTCCAGACGGGGAAGTACAGGACCGTGCTGTGCATTGGCGCGGACTGCCTGTCGCGCATCACGGACTACACCGACCGCGGCACGTGCATCCTCCTGGCCGACGCGGCGGGCGCGGTGGTGCTCCGCGCCTCAGACGGGGACGCGGGCATCCTCGACACGGACCTCTACTCGGACGGGCGATACGGCGACCTCCTGATCCAGCCGGCCGGCGGCTCGCGCAACCCGGCGACGCACGAGACCGTGGACAAGCGGATGCACTACGCGCGGATGAAGGGCAACGAGGTCTTCAAGGTCGCGGTGCGGATGTTCGGCGACTGCGCCGCGCAGATCCTCACCCGGAACGGATTCACCGCCGCCGACATCTCGCTCTTCGTCCCTCACCAGGCCAACCTGCGCATCATCGAGGCGGCCTGCAAGCGGCTCAAGCTGCCCATGGACAAGGTCATCGTCAACGTGGACCGCTATGGCAACACGGGCGCGGCCTCGGTGTACGTGGCGCTCGAGGAGGCCCTGGCGCTGAAGCGCGTCAACCCGGGTGATCTGGTGCTCATGGCGGCCTTCGGCGGCGGCTTCACCTGGGGCGCGGCGCTGCTGCGTTGGTAGAGGCCGATGAAGGTCGCGTTCCTCTTCCCGGGTCAGGGCTCGCAGTCGGTCGGCATGGGCAAGCGACTGGCCGATGCCTCGCCCGCGGCGGCCGCTGTCTGGCGCAAGGCCGACGAGGCCGTCGGCTTCCCGCTCGCGCGGCTCTGCTTCGAGGGACCGGCGGACGAGCTCGCGCTCACGATTAACACGCAGCCCGCCATCCTGACGGCGAGCGTGGCGGCGGCGGCAGTGCTCAACGAGCGCGGGATCAGCCCGGACCTCTGCGCGGGACACAGCCTGGGCGAGTATTCCGCCCTCGTGGTCGCGGGCGCGCTCGGCTTCGCCGACGCCGTGCGGCTCGTGCGCAAGCGCGGCGAGTTCATGCAGGACGCCGTGCCGGTGGGAACGGGCGCCATGGCGGCGCTCATGGGGCTCGACGTGGAAGCGGCCGAGAAGGCCTGCGCCGAAGCTGCGCAGGGCGAGGTTGTCAACGTCGCCAACATCAACTCGCCCGGCCAGATCGTCATCGCGGGCCACAAGGGAGCGGTGGAGCGCGCCGTCAAGGCGGCGGGGCTGGGGGGCAGGAAGAGCGTGCTGCTGCCCGTGAGCGCGCCGTTTCATTCGGCGCTGATGAAGCCTGCCGCCGACCGGTTGGCCGCCGAGCTCGAGCGCGTGACCGTGCGCGCTCCGCGAGTGCCGGTCGTCCGCAACGTGGACGCGGGCCTGACCACGACGGCCGACGACGTCAAGCCCTTCCTGATCCGGCAGGTGGCGAGCCCGGTCCGCTGGGCCGACTGCCTGACGACGCTGGCGCGCGAGGGCGCCACGGTCTGGCTCGAGGTCGGGCCGGGGCGCGTCCTCAGCGGGCTGCTCAAGCGCACGATCGAGGGCGCCCGGGGCCTTGCTGTCGAGGACCCCGACTCGCTCGACGCGGCGGCCGCCGCGCTCGGGGCAGGGCCGGGCTCGTGACGGACGGCAAGCCGCTGGCCGGCCGCGCCGCGGTCGTCACGGGCGGCACGCGCGGGATAGGGCTGGCCATCGCCCGCGCGCTGGCGGAGGACGGCGCCTCCGTGGTAGTCTCTGGCCGCGACGCGGCCCGGCTCGAGTCTGCGGTCAAGGAGCTCGAGACGTTGGGCGCGTCGACGCTGGGAGTCGCGGCCGACCAGTCGAAGCGCGAAGACTGCGACCGGCTGGTGGATGCGGCGAAGGAGCGCTTCGGGCGCATCGACGTGCTGGTCAACAACGCGGGCATCACGCGAGACCAGCTACTGGTGCGGATGAAGGACCCCGACTGGGACCAGGTCCTGGACACGAACCTCCGGGGCGTGTTCCTGATGACCCGGGCCGTGGCCAAGTCTATGATGCGGCAGAAGAGCGGGCGCATCATTAATATCGCGTCCACGGCAGGGGCCATGGGCAATCCCGGCCAGGTCAACTACTCGGCGGCCAAGGCGGGTGTCATCGGCCTCACGAAGGCGGTCGCGCGGGAGCTGGCGCACTGGAACATCCTGGTCAATGCGGTGGCGCCGGGCCTGATCGAGACGGACATGGCCGCCGCGATCCCGACGGAGGCGCGGGAGGCCCTGCTCCAGCAGGTGCCGCTCAAGCGGGTCGGCGCGGCGTGGGAGGTGGCGGAGGTGGTACGATTCCTGGCCGGCGACGGCGCCGCCTACGTCACGGGGCAGACCATTCACGTGAACGGCGGTCTGTACATGTAGCAACGGCTCCCTTGGGGAGGCGCAACCTCGGGGGGGAGGCGCAACCTCGGGGGGGAGGCGCAGCATCGGGGGGGAGACGCAGCATTGGCGGTGTGAGTCCAATCCACGCGGTAGCGGGAGGTGTTCATGGCAAAGCCGGTTGAGGAGCGGGTCAAGGAGATCATCGTCGAGCAGCTCGGGGTGGAAGAGGACGAGGTCAACCCCAACGCGAAGTTCATCGAGGACCTGGGGGCCGACTCGCTCGACACGGTCGAGCTGGTGATGGCCTTCGAGGAGGAGTTCGACCTCGAGATCCCCGACGAGGACGCGGAGAAGATCACGACCGTCGGGGACGCCATCAGCTACATCAAGGAGAACCAGTAGCCGGCGCCCGGCTGGAGCCCATGGCCATGGACAAGCGCCGCGTGGTGATCACTGGGGTGGGAGCCGTCACGCCCGTGGGGAACACGGCGGACGAGTTCTGGGCCGCCCTCCTCGAGGGCCGCTCGGGGATCGGCCCCATCACCCGGTTCGACACGACGGGCTACGCCACGCGCATCGCCGGCGAGGTCAAGGGCTTCGACCCGCTGAAGTACATCGACAAGAAGGACGACCGCAAGTTCGACCTGTTCCTCAAGTACGCCGTCGCCTGCGCGGTGATGGCGGTGGAGGATGCGGGACTCAAGACGGACCGTGTGGACGCCACGCGGTTCGGGGTGCTGGTCGGCTCGGGTATCGGGGGCCTCGAGACCCTGCTCGACAACTACGAGACGCTGAGAACCAAGGGGCCCGACCGCGTCTCGCCCTTCTTCATCCCGATGATCATCATCAATATGGCCTCGGGCGTGATCTCCATGCGCTTCGGCGCCAAGGGGCCGAACTCGTCGGTGGTGACGGCCTGCGCCACGGGCAACCACGCAATCGGCGAGGCCATGAGGATCATCGAGCGCGGGGACGCCGACGTGATGATCGCCGGCGGCTCCGAGGCCATCATCATCCCGCTGACCATCGCGGGCTTCTGCCAGATGAAGGCCATGTCGACGCGGAACGACGACCCGACGAGGGCGTCCCGTCCGTTCGACGCCGAGCGCGACGGTTTCGTGTGCGGCGAGGGCGGGGGGCTGGTGGTGCTGGAGTCGCTGGAGCACGCCAGGAAGCGCGACGCTCGCATCTACGCCGAAGTCGTGGGCTACGGCATGACCGGTGACGCGCATCACATGACGGCGCCCGACCCCGAAGGCGACGGCGCCGCCCGGGCCATGGCTGCCGCGCTCCGCGACGCCTCGCTCGAGCCCTCGGCCGTCGGCTACATCAACGCCCACGGCACCTCCACGCCCTACAACGACAAGTTCGAGACCATCGCCATCAAGCGGGTGTTCGGCGACCATGCCAAGAAGCTCGCGGTGTCCTCCACGAAGTCCATGACCGGGCATCTCCTCGGCGCGGCCGGCGGCATCGAGGCCATCGCGACGGCCTTCGCGCTGCACCACGGGGTGCTGCCGCCGACGATGAACTACGAGAAGCCCGACCCCGACTGCGATCTCGACTACATCCCGAACCAGGCGCGAAAGCAGGATGTCGAAGTGGCGCTCAGCAACGCCTTCGGCTTCGGCGGCACGAACGCGACGCTGGCCCTCCGGAAGTACCGCCCCTAGGTGACGGCCGGGCCCGACGCGCTGGAGTCCCTCGGCGCCCGCCTCGGCCACGCATTCCGCGACGCTCTTCTGCTCCAGCAGGCCCTGACCCACAGCTCCTTCGCCAACGAGCATCCCGGCACCCGCGACAACGGCGGGCTCGCCTTCCTCGGCGACGCCGTGCTGGCCCTCGTCGTCGGCGAGCACCTCTGGCGGGCCTTCCCCGACGAGCCCGAGGGCGTGCTGACCCCGATGCGCGCCGAGCTCGTGTCGGGAGCCAACCTCTGCCGCTGGGCGGTCGCGCTCGGTCTCGGCCCGGCGTTGATGCTCGGCCGCGGCGAGGAGCAGACGGGCGGGCGCGAGAAGGAATCGCTGCTGGCGACGGCGCTCGAGGCCGTCCTCGCGGTCGTGTACCTCGAAGGCGGGCTCGAAGCGGCCCGCTGCGCGGTGGCCTCACTGGCCCTGTGGTAACGTGAGCTCATGCGCTTCTGGCCCTTCGGACGGCGCCGCGCCGCCGCCCCCGCGTCCGCCGATTCCTCCGCTTTCGCAGTCGCCGAGCTCGGCCCCCAACTCGAGGGCGTGCTCGCTCTCGAGCAGGTCAGGGGCGAGGGGCACGCGGTCGCGTTTGGCGGGCGCCTCCTCATGCCGCCCTCGCCCGCCGTGACCGAGCTTGTGGCGCGCTTCCGCCCCTTCGGCTACACACCGTTCCTCCAGGCGGGGCAGGGGCTCACCTGGGTGCGGGCGCTGCCCTTCGTGGACGTCGAGATCCCGTCGCGCCCGCGCACCAACATCATCCTCTTCCTGCTGACGGTGGTGTCCACGCTCGTGGCGGGGTCGGGAGCGTTCTTCGCCTTCGATCCGCTCGCGGAGCCGCGCCGGCTGCTCGAAGGCGTTCCGTTCGCCTTCACCCTGCTCGCCATTCTCGGCACCCACGAATTTGGCCACTACTTTACCGCGCGGGCCTACGGCGCCTCCGTCAGCCTGCCGTATTTCATTCCCGCGCCGCCGCCGCTCCTCTTCGGCACGCTGGGCGCCATCATCCGCATGCGCTCCCCCGCGCGCGACAAGAACTCGCTCTTCGACATCGCGGCCGCCGGCCCGCTGGCGGGGCTCGTGGTGGCGCTGCCGGCGCTCTGGATCGGCCTCGGCTGGTCGAAGGTGGGGGCCGTGCCGGCCGGCGGGAGCGTGACGTTCGGCGACTCGCTGCTCATGCGCTTCATGACGTGGCTCATGTTCGGACCGCTGCCGGCCGGGCACGACGTTTTCGTGCATCCCGTGGCTCTCGCGGGCTGGGTCGGCCTCTTCGTCACGGCGCTCAACCTCTTCCCGGTCGGCCAGCTCGACGGCGGGCGCATCGCGTATGCGCTCTTCGGAGCGCGGCACAGGCAGATCTCGATCGCGACTTTCGTCGGCCTGCTGGCGCTCGGCGCCGTCACAGGGGCGGGCAACTGGTTCGTCTGGGCGTTTCTGCTCTTCTTTGTCATGGGCTTCCGGCACCAGCCGCCGCTCGACGACCTGTCACCGCTATCCTCAGGGCGCTACGCCGTGGGCTTCTTCTGCCTGCTCCTGCTTATCCTATTGATCCCGCCCGTTCCCATCGCGATACAGTAGCAGGGCGCCGATAAGGGCCCATCTGCGTCGTTGGCGAGCTTGCGGCACCCCTCAACGTACAGGGAGTACGCCTCGGGGTGCCGCGGCGCTCGCCGCCTCGCATCTGGACCCTTCTCGCCACCCTGCTATTGCCTCGGGCGGCGAACCCCGCTAAGATTCGTCAGCCTCGCCCCGCCGCCGGTCGCGGCGATCCCCCGAGAGCTCCAAGCCCCAAAAGCTTTTAAGGAGGAAAAGTGGCCGACCAGGCGGACCCGAAGGGGCTCGAGGCGCTCATTCGCAAGGGCGCCGTGGACACCGTGCTGACGGTGTTCCCCGACGGGCTCGGCCGCCTCATGGGCAAGCGCGTCGTCGGCCGCTACTTCCTCGACCACGTCCTGGGCGACGGCGTCCACGCCTGCATCTATCTCTTCACGGTGGACATGGAGATGGAG
Protein-coding regions in this window:
- a CDS encoding beta-ketoacyl-ACP synthase III; this translates as MTRARIIGIGAYAPKRILTNAELGRMVETSDEWIVQRTGIRERHVADESEATSDLALKAAQQALERAQVEPGEIDLIVVGTTTGDMAFPTTANIVQHQLGCKNAGSMDVYAACSGSIYSLSIGAQYVQTGKYRTVLCIGADCLSRITDYTDRGTCILLADAAGAVVLRASDGDAGILDTDLYSDGRYGDLLIQPAGGSRNPATHETVDKRMHYARMKGNEVFKVAVRMFGDCAAQILTRNGFTAADISLFVPHQANLRIIEAACKRLKLPMDKVIVNVDRYGNTGAASVYVALEEALALKRVNPGDLVLMAAFGGGFTWGAALLRW
- a CDS encoding site-2 protease family protein: MRFWPFGRRRAAAPASADSSAFAVAELGPQLEGVLALEQVRGEGHAVAFGGRLLMPPSPAVTELVARFRPFGYTPFLQAGQGLTWVRALPFVDVEIPSRPRTNIILFLLTVVSTLVAGSGAFFAFDPLAEPRRLLEGVPFAFTLLAILGTHEFGHYFTARAYGASVSLPYFIPAPPPLLFGTLGAIIRMRSPARDKNSLFDIAAAGPLAGLVVALPALWIGLGWSKVGAVPAGGSVTFGDSLLMRFMTWLMFGPLPAGHDVFVHPVALAGWVGLFVTALNLFPVGQLDGGRIAYALFGARHRQISIATFVGLLALGAVTGAGNWFVWAFLLFFVMGFRHQPPLDDLSPLSSGRYAVGFFCLLLLILLIPPVPIAIQ
- the fabF gene encoding beta-ketoacyl-ACP synthase II, whose amino-acid sequence is MDKRRVVITGVGAVTPVGNTADEFWAALLEGRSGIGPITRFDTTGYATRIAGEVKGFDPLKYIDKKDDRKFDLFLKYAVACAVMAVEDAGLKTDRVDATRFGVLVGSGIGGLETLLDNYETLRTKGPDRVSPFFIPMIIINMASGVISMRFGAKGPNSSVVTACATGNHAIGEAMRIIERGDADVMIAGGSEAIIIPLTIAGFCQMKAMSTRNDDPTRASRPFDAERDGFVCGEGGGLVVLESLEHARKRDARIYAEVVGYGMTGDAHHMTAPDPEGDGAARAMAAALRDASLEPSAVGYINAHGTSTPYNDKFETIAIKRVFGDHAKKLAVSSTKSMTGHLLGAAGGIEAIATAFALHHGVLPPTMNYEKPDPDCDLDYIPNQARKQDVEVALSNAFGFGGTNATLALRKYRP
- the fabD gene encoding ACP S-malonyltransferase; the protein is MKVAFLFPGQGSQSVGMGKRLADASPAAAAVWRKADEAVGFPLARLCFEGPADELALTINTQPAILTASVAAAAVLNERGISPDLCAGHSLGEYSALVVAGALGFADAVRLVRKRGEFMQDAVPVGTGAMAALMGLDVEAAEKACAEAAQGEVVNVANINSPGQIVIAGHKGAVERAVKAAGLGGRKSVLLPVSAPFHSALMKPAADRLAAELERVTVRAPRVPVVRNVDAGLTTTADDVKPFLIRQVASPVRWADCLTTLAREGATVWLEVGPGRVLSGLLKRTIEGARGLAVEDPDSLDAAAAALGAGPGS
- the fabG gene encoding 3-oxoacyl-[acyl-carrier-protein] reductase, giving the protein MTDGKPLAGRAAVVTGGTRGIGLAIARALAEDGASVVVSGRDAARLESAVKELETLGASTLGVAADQSKREDCDRLVDAAKERFGRIDVLVNNAGITRDQLLVRMKDPDWDQVLDTNLRGVFLMTRAVAKSMMRQKSGRIINIASTAGAMGNPGQVNYSAAKAGVIGLTKAVARELAHWNILVNAVAPGLIETDMAAAIPTEAREALLQQVPLKRVGAAWEVAEVVRFLAGDGAAYVTGQTIHVNGGLYM
- the acpP gene encoding acyl carrier protein — encoded protein: MAKPVEERVKEIIVEQLGVEEDEVNPNAKFIEDLGADSLDTVELVMAFEEEFDLEIPDEDAEKITTVGDAISYIKENQ
- a CDS encoding ribonuclease III domain-containing protein, which translates into the protein MTAGPDALESLGARLGHAFRDALLLQQALTHSSFANEHPGTRDNGGLAFLGDAVLALVVGEHLWRAFPDEPEGVLTPMRAELVSGANLCRWAVALGLGPALMLGRGEEQTGGREKESLLATALEAVLAVVYLEGGLEAARCAVASLALW